In one window of Streptomyces griseus subsp. griseus DNA:
- a CDS encoding non-ribosomal peptide synthetase: MSFDIQTGPVIRVTAVRTAPDEHLLLLNAHHIAFDGYSTAVLVGELVPLYEAFLRGEPSPLPEPRLQYADFASWQRRKLQGAELHDHLYYWKRYLAGTPHALQLPTDRTRPAITDFAGDSVAFRVDAALTARLRALGGRSRVTLFMTTMAAYSVLLHRLSGQDDLCLGYFSGGRGDIGTDDLIGLFLNTLPVRSQTTPGQPFEAHLEQVRASVLGGDAHRELPFELLVDEVQPARDVSGHPVFQVAFSYYAASPEESGAGSTGVRITPSAVGTQARSAKFDLTLYVRETEDGELAGDLEFATSLFDRSTVERFAAYYLRLLEAVADAPETALEALPILDEGERRLLLEEWNDTAAEIPDATLPDLFEQVAARTPRAPAVVHGARTLPYGELDAEANRLARHLAARGIGPGDFVAVALPRTERIVVAVLAVLKAGAAYVPVDPAYPADRISLMLEDADPALVLTSAQARDRIPDGDRPLLVLDDPATAAAVAAHDAHAPTDPERTAPLHPSHPAYAIYTSGSTGRPKGVVVAHRSVANLAAWAGETFGGEPLSHVLAATSLNFDVSVFEMFGPLLTGGAVEIVSSLLDLADPAAGPYTASLLSGVPSALAQIEAGGGLRAEAGTVVLAGEPLSAKAANEIGRAVGAGLVANLYGPTESTVYATAWSSPDPIEGTPPIGRPIRNTRAYVLDAARQPVPVGVVGELHLAGEGLAHGYLNRPGLTADRFLPDPYGAPGTRMYRTGDLVRWTADGRLICLGRADDQVKVRGHRIELGEIEAHLAAHPDVEQAVAGVRAGPGGEQRIVAHVVGARPVTAEALREHLAGRLPGYMVPGAFVTLDALPLSVNGKVDRAALPDPDDGPDEGDFVSPATTVEKELAEIWADVLRRDRVGLLDNFFALGGHSLLVTQMSARIKQRLGVRISLLDIYTTQNLGELAHTIAQTNGISQ, from the coding sequence GTGTCCTTCGACATCCAGACGGGGCCGGTCATCCGCGTCACCGCCGTACGGACCGCGCCCGATGAGCACCTGCTGCTCCTCAACGCCCACCACATCGCCTTCGACGGCTACTCCACGGCCGTGCTGGTCGGCGAACTCGTCCCGCTCTACGAGGCGTTCCTGCGCGGCGAGCCTTCGCCGCTGCCCGAACCCCGGCTCCAGTACGCCGACTTCGCCTCCTGGCAGCGCCGCAAGCTCCAGGGCGCCGAGCTGCACGACCACCTCTACTACTGGAAGCGGTACCTGGCCGGAACCCCGCACGCCCTCCAGCTGCCCACCGACCGGACCCGCCCCGCCATCACCGACTTCGCCGGGGACTCCGTGGCCTTCCGGGTGGATGCCGCACTCACCGCACGGCTGCGGGCCCTCGGCGGCCGCAGCCGGGTCACCCTGTTCATGACCACGATGGCCGCCTACAGCGTCCTGCTGCACCGGCTCAGCGGCCAGGACGACCTGTGCCTGGGCTACTTCTCCGGCGGCCGGGGCGACATCGGCACCGACGACCTGATCGGGCTCTTCCTCAACACCCTGCCGGTCCGCTCGCAGACCACTCCGGGGCAGCCCTTCGAGGCCCATCTGGAACAGGTCCGCGCCTCGGTGCTCGGCGGCGACGCCCACCGGGAGCTCCCCTTCGAGCTGCTGGTCGACGAGGTCCAGCCGGCCCGGGACGTCTCCGGCCACCCGGTCTTCCAGGTCGCCTTCAGCTACTACGCGGCCTCCCCCGAGGAGTCCGGCGCGGGCTCCACCGGAGTGCGGATCACCCCGTCAGCGGTGGGGACCCAGGCGCGGTCGGCCAAGTTCGACCTGACCCTCTATGTGCGGGAGACCGAGGACGGTGAGCTGGCGGGCGACCTGGAGTTCGCCACCTCGCTCTTCGACCGGTCCACCGTGGAGCGGTTCGCCGCCTACTACCTGCGGCTGCTGGAAGCCGTCGCCGACGCCCCGGAAACCGCCCTGGAAGCCCTCCCGATCCTCGACGAGGGCGAGCGGCGGCTGCTCCTGGAGGAGTGGAACGACACCGCGGCCGAGATCCCCGACGCCACCCTGCCCGACCTGTTCGAACAGGTCGCCGCCCGCACGCCCCGGGCGCCCGCCGTCGTGCACGGCGCGCGCACCCTGCCGTACGGGGAACTCGACGCGGAAGCCAACCGGCTGGCCCGCCACCTGGCCGCCCGGGGGATCGGACCCGGGGACTTCGTGGCCGTCGCCCTGCCGCGTACGGAACGGATCGTCGTCGCCGTCCTCGCGGTGCTGAAGGCCGGGGCCGCCTACGTCCCCGTGGACCCCGCCTACCCGGCCGACCGGATCTCGCTGATGCTGGAGGACGCCGACCCGGCGCTCGTCCTGACCTCGGCGCAGGCCCGCGACCGCATCCCGGACGGCGACCGCCCGCTGCTGGTCCTGGACGACCCCGCGACCGCCGCCGCCGTGGCGGCCCACGACGCCCACGCGCCGACCGACCCCGAGCGCACGGCGCCCCTCCACCCGAGCCACCCGGCGTACGCCATCTACACCTCCGGCTCCACCGGGCGCCCCAAGGGCGTGGTCGTCGCCCACCGCAGCGTCGCCAACCTGGCGGCCTGGGCGGGCGAGACCTTCGGCGGTGAACCGCTCTCCCACGTCCTGGCCGCCACCTCGCTCAACTTCGACGTCTCCGTCTTCGAGATGTTCGGCCCACTGCTCACCGGCGGAGCGGTCGAGATCGTCTCCTCCCTGCTGGACCTGGCCGACCCGGCCGCCGGACCGTACACCGCCTCCCTGCTCAGCGGGGTCCCCTCGGCGCTGGCCCAGATCGAGGCGGGCGGAGGGCTGCGCGCCGAGGCGGGCACGGTGGTCCTGGCGGGCGAGCCGCTCTCCGCCAAGGCCGCCAACGAGATCGGCCGGGCCGTCGGCGCCGGGCTGGTCGCCAACCTGTACGGCCCCACCGAGTCCACCGTCTACGCCACCGCCTGGTCCTCCCCGGACCCCATCGAGGGGACCCCGCCCATCGGCCGTCCCATCCGCAACACCCGGGCCTACGTCCTGGACGCGGCCCGGCAGCCGGTCCCCGTCGGCGTCGTCGGCGAACTCCACCTGGCGGGTGAGGGACTGGCCCACGGCTACCTCAACCGGCCGGGGCTGACCGCCGACCGCTTCCTGCCGGACCCCTACGGGGCGCCCGGCACCCGGATGTACCGCACCGGCGACCTGGTCCGGTGGACCGCCGACGGCCGGCTCATCTGCCTGGGCCGCGCCGACGACCAGGTCAAGGTACGCGGCCACCGCATCGAACTCGGCGAGATCGAGGCCCATCTGGCCGCCCACCCCGATGTGGAGCAGGCGGTGGCCGGGGTGCGCGCCGGGCCCGGGGGCGAGCAGCGGATCGTCGCCCATGTGGTCGGCGCGCGGCCCGTCACCGCCGAGGCGCTGCGCGAACACCTCGCGGGGCGGCTGCCCGGCTACATGGTCCCGGGCGCCTTCGTCACCCTCGACGCGCTCCCGCTCTCCGTGAACGGGAAGGTCGACCGGGCGGCGCTGCCCGACCCCGACGACGGCCCGGACGAGGGCGACTTCGTCAGCCCGGCCACCACCGTGGAGAAGGAGCTCGCGGAGATCTGGGCCGACGTGCTGCGCCGCGACCGGGTGGGGCTGCTGGACAACTTCTTCGCACTCGGCGGCCACTCCCTCCTGGTCACCCAGATGAGCGCCCGGATCAAGCAGCGCCTGGGCGTCCGGATCAGCCTGCTCGACATCTACACCACGCAGAACCTGGGCGAACTCGCCCACACCATCGCCCAGACGAACGGCATCAGCCAGTGA
- a CDS encoding condensation domain-containing protein yields the protein MTTARDLLSGLTADGVQLWVQDGRLRFRPSDALTPDRMGALRAHKAEIVGLLERPEADPEPAPLAVRPRPGTLPLSHGQESLWFLDRMGLQASYNVGTVVRIEGPLDTAALRGALDLIVRRHEVLRTRFRESEGTVAQVVVPDEGVRLVHTDLSGEPAERREAELTLRLERFFAAHFDLGQDQLLAVHLLRLDADSHVLALNAQHIVVDGASIGLLFAELKEAYAALRAGRAPELPGLAAQYADHALRQRERPGDAWAGHLAYWKQQLDGARGGLDLPLDRPRPATPDYAGASTAFTVPPALAAALQDLAARSSATPFMVLLAAFEVLMARWCRQDDVSVGTPVDTRVHPDTAAMIGYFANTVVIRADLSDNPAFTALLDRVRTTVIGAYEHRELPFDQVVAGLGPGRDQPLFDVMFSHLGAQESVLDGLTVTPVEQPSTTAKFGLSLFVGESAGGVHGSFEYATALFDEETVQELSRLYVTLLEGLVADPGARVLDLPLIDPADRPELLAAGAGGVPRGESLAGWFAERAAAVPRALALVDGESAWTYRELRERTDGLARALVAEGVGPERTAAVLLPRSGLAVTAFLAVLAAGGTHLPAEPALPDGALRALLGEARPHLVVTDEAGARRLAGTGHRLLVVDAPLTGCADRDGEGPPATVTGATAACVFPGYDATGRPTGLTVPHSALVNMAEWHLTTLPSGPGRVIAQFTSAGSEGFVRETLSALLSGATLTLVPDGVRSAPAHLAAWLGEHRVSDLYAPGTVLELLARAALADDRPLPALAHLVQTGENLELGPALKEFVAARPGRRLLHHHGGPGVQIATAHELPPGIDGWPETAPLGHPVRNTAAYVLDTALNLVPPGVAGELYVSGASLARGYHRRPALTAEHFVPDPYGPPGSRMYRTGDLVRRRADATLTHLGRTDRRATVRGVRVEPAGTEAALLHHPAVAAAAVTTGPDGQGSQQLTAHLVPAPGPPPPPPVCAAGCWSASPATPCPPATPPWTPCPWTGTAAPT from the coding sequence ATGACCACAGCGCGTGATCTGCTGAGCGGGCTGACCGCCGACGGCGTGCAACTCTGGGTCCAGGACGGGCGCCTGCGCTTCCGCCCCTCCGACGCCCTCACACCCGACCGGATGGGCGCTCTGCGGGCCCACAAGGCGGAGATCGTCGGGCTTCTGGAGCGGCCGGAGGCCGACCCGGAGCCGGCCCCGCTGGCCGTCCGCCCCCGGCCGGGGACGCTGCCGCTCTCGCACGGCCAGGAGAGCCTGTGGTTCCTCGACCGGATGGGGCTCCAGGCCAGCTACAACGTGGGCACGGTGGTGCGGATCGAGGGGCCCCTCGACACCGCGGCCCTGCGCGGCGCCCTCGACCTGATCGTGCGGCGCCACGAGGTGCTGCGGACCCGCTTCCGGGAGAGCGAGGGCACCGTCGCCCAGGTCGTCGTCCCCGACGAAGGGGTGCGGCTGGTCCACACCGACCTGAGCGGTGAGCCCGCCGAGAGGCGCGAGGCCGAACTGACCCTCCGTCTGGAGCGTTTTTTCGCCGCCCACTTCGACCTGGGCCAGGACCAACTGCTGGCCGTACACCTCCTGAGACTCGACGCGGACAGCCACGTGCTCGCCCTCAACGCCCAGCACATCGTCGTCGACGGCGCCTCCATCGGCCTGCTCTTCGCCGAGCTGAAGGAGGCCTACGCCGCCCTGCGCGCCGGCCGCGCCCCCGAGCTGCCCGGACTCGCCGCCCAGTACGCCGATCACGCGCTGCGCCAGCGCGAGCGGCCCGGCGACGCCTGGGCCGGGCACCTGGCGTACTGGAAGCAGCAGCTGGACGGTGCCCGCGGCGGACTCGATCTGCCGCTGGACCGCCCGCGCCCCGCCACCCCCGACTACGCGGGCGCCTCCACCGCCTTCACCGTGCCGCCCGCCCTCGCCGCCGCCCTCCAGGACCTCGCCGCCCGCTCCTCCGCCACCCCCTTCATGGTGCTGCTCGCCGCCTTCGAGGTGCTGATGGCCCGCTGGTGCCGGCAGGACGATGTGAGCGTGGGCACCCCCGTCGACACCCGCGTCCACCCCGACACCGCGGCGATGATCGGCTACTTCGCCAACACGGTGGTGATCCGGGCCGACCTCTCGGACAACCCCGCCTTCACCGCCCTCCTGGACCGCGTCCGCACCACCGTGATCGGCGCCTACGAACACCGCGAGCTGCCCTTCGACCAGGTGGTGGCCGGGCTCGGCCCCGGCCGGGACCAACCGCTCTTCGACGTGATGTTCTCCCACCTCGGCGCCCAGGAGTCCGTCCTCGACGGACTCACCGTCACCCCGGTCGAACAGCCCAGCACCACCGCGAAGTTCGGGCTCTCCCTGTTCGTCGGGGAGAGCGCCGGCGGAGTGCACGGCAGCTTCGAGTACGCCACCGCCCTGTTCGACGAGGAGACCGTCCAGGAGCTGTCCCGGCTCTATGTGACGCTGCTCGAAGGGCTGGTGGCCGACCCCGGTGCCCGCGTCCTGGACCTCCCGCTGATCGACCCGGCGGACCGGCCCGAGCTGCTGGCCGCCGGAGCGGGCGGCGTACCGCGCGGGGAGTCCCTGGCCGGCTGGTTCGCCGAACGCGCCGCCGCCGTGCCCCGGGCGCTCGCGCTGGTGGACGGGGAGAGCGCCTGGACCTACCGGGAGCTGCGTGAGCGTACGGACGGGCTCGCCCGCGCCCTGGTGGCCGAAGGCGTCGGCCCCGAGCGCACCGCAGCCGTGCTGCTGCCCCGCTCCGGCCTCGCCGTGACCGCGTTCCTCGCCGTGCTGGCGGCGGGCGGGACCCATCTGCCGGCGGAGCCCGCCCTGCCGGACGGCGCCCTCCGCGCGCTGCTCGGCGAGGCCCGGCCCCACCTCGTGGTCACCGACGAGGCGGGGGCGCGCCGGCTCGCCGGAACGGGCCACCGCCTCCTCGTCGTCGACGCACCGCTCACCGGTTGCGCGGACCGGGACGGCGAGGGCCCCCCGGCCACCGTCACCGGCGCCACCGCCGCCTGTGTGTTCCCCGGCTACGACGCCACCGGCCGTCCGACGGGGCTGACGGTGCCCCACTCCGCCCTGGTCAACATGGCCGAATGGCACCTCACCACCCTGCCGTCCGGCCCCGGCCGGGTGATCGCCCAGTTCACCTCGGCCGGTTCCGAGGGCTTCGTCCGGGAGACGCTCTCCGCGCTGCTCTCCGGCGCGACGCTGACCCTCGTGCCCGACGGCGTACGCTCCGCCCCCGCGCACCTCGCGGCCTGGCTGGGAGAGCACCGGGTGAGCGACCTGTACGCACCCGGCACCGTCCTGGAACTCCTCGCCCGCGCCGCCCTGGCCGACGACCGGCCCCTGCCCGCCCTCGCCCACCTCGTCCAGACCGGTGAGAACCTCGAACTCGGCCCGGCCCTGAAGGAGTTCGTCGCCGCACGCCCCGGCCGCCGCCTTCTGCACCACCACGGCGGGCCCGGTGTCCAGATCGCCACCGCCCACGAGCTGCCCCCCGGCATCGACGGCTGGCCCGAGACCGCCCCGCTGGGCCACCCGGTGCGCAACACCGCCGCGTACGTACTCGACACGGCCCTCAACCTCGTGCCGCCCGGCGTCGCGGGAGAGCTGTACGTCTCCGGAGCCTCGCTCGCCCGCGGCTACCACCGCCGCCCGGCCCTGACCGCCGAACACTTCGTGCCCGACCCCTACGGGCCGCCCGGCTCCCGGATGTACCGGACCGGCGACCTCGTACGGCGGCGGGCCGACGCCACCCTGACCCACCTCGGCCGCACCGACCGCCGGGCCACGGTCCGCGGGGTGCGCGTCGAACCCGCCGGGACCGAGGCGGCCCTGCTCCACCACCCCGCCGTCGCCGCCGCCGCCGTCACCACGGGACCCGACGGGCAGGGCTCCCAGCAGCTCACCGCCCACCTCGTCCCCGCCCCGGGGCCGCCCCCACCGCCGCCGGTCTGCGCGGCTGGCTGCTGGAGCGCCTCCCCGGCCACGCCGTGCCCGCCCGCTACACCGCCCTGGACGCCCTGCCCCTGGACCGGCACGGCCGCACCGACCTGA
- a CDS encoding cytochrome P450, whose translation MLQTLPALTDPLLYSRGDPHAVWRTLRRESPVSWHEYGEHGGYWAVTTHAAGLEVLTDWERFTSTKGIFLRPNFKDPYPGAGKMMALSDPPRHDRLRKAIMGLFTVRAISRMEERTRRVVREALHGVVEAGRCDFVKDIAARIPLAVSAELLSISMDDVEMLAKVTTDAAENSTEIDGIDAREAHFEILRHYSSIIEEKRRNPGRDLVSALTSAQAEGLDITDDEVILTCDNVIVAANETTRQAVGAGMLALLESPGQWRGLRAGDLRLKPAAEEFLRWTAPVTHILRTAQHDTVLEGVRIRAGDAVTVWLPSLNRDEKVFDRADSFLLDRTSNHHVSFGGGGHFCIGANLARLTIRVLLDELAHLPAEIEVSGEPQRIGSYILGGLTSLPLTFRPS comes from the coding sequence GTGCTGCAGACTCTTCCCGCGCTCACCGACCCCCTTCTCTACTCCCGGGGAGACCCGCACGCCGTATGGCGGACGCTCCGGCGGGAATCCCCCGTCTCCTGGCACGAATACGGTGAGCACGGCGGCTACTGGGCCGTCACCACGCATGCGGCCGGGCTCGAAGTCCTCACCGACTGGGAGCGTTTCACCTCGACCAAGGGCATTTTCCTCCGCCCCAACTTCAAGGATCCCTATCCCGGCGCCGGGAAGATGATGGCGCTGAGCGATCCGCCCCGCCATGACCGGCTGCGCAAGGCGATCATGGGCCTCTTCACCGTACGGGCGATATCCCGGATGGAGGAGCGGACCCGCAGAGTGGTCCGCGAAGCCCTGCACGGGGTGGTCGAAGCCGGGCGGTGCGACTTCGTCAAGGACATCGCGGCCCGTATTCCGCTGGCTGTCTCCGCAGAGCTGTTGAGTATTTCGATGGACGATGTGGAAATGCTGGCGAAGGTCACCACGGACGCCGCCGAGAATTCCACCGAAATCGACGGGATCGACGCGCGGGAAGCGCACTTCGAGATTCTGCGGCACTATTCCTCGATCATCGAGGAGAAGCGCCGGAACCCGGGCCGTGACCTGGTCTCCGCTCTCACCTCCGCGCAGGCCGAAGGCCTGGACATCACCGATGACGAGGTGATCCTGACCTGCGACAACGTCATCGTCGCGGCCAACGAGACCACGCGGCAGGCCGTCGGCGCCGGGATGCTGGCGCTGCTGGAGAGCCCCGGGCAGTGGCGCGGTCTGCGCGCCGGCGACCTCCGGCTGAAGCCCGCCGCCGAGGAGTTCCTGCGCTGGACGGCCCCGGTCACCCACATCCTGCGGACCGCCCAGCACGACACCGTGCTCGAAGGGGTGCGGATCAGGGCGGGGGACGCGGTGACCGTCTGGCTGCCCTCGCTCAACCGGGACGAGAAGGTCTTCGACCGGGCCGACAGCTTCCTGCTCGACCGCACCTCCAACCACCACGTCTCCTTCGGTGGCGGAGGCCACTTCTGCATCGGCGCCAATCTGGCACGGCTCACCATCCGGGTGCTCCTCGACGAACTGGCCCACCTGCCCGCCGAGATCGAGGTCAGCGGGGAGCCGCAGCGGATCGGCTCGTACATCCTCGGCGGCCTCACCTCGCTGCCGCTCACGTTCCGTCCGAGCTGA
- a CDS encoding MFS transporter — MATQLLDRLPGLLRQATFRRFWAAQTVSFLGDQVSTIAIPLTAVLALDASAAQMGLLGALTSLPNLLFSLHAGGLVDRYGQLKRMMILCDVGRALILLTVPVAYLLGTLTLTHLWIVAFATGSLAMLFNISSYSLFAAIVDRKDYVQGTSLTRGSFSFSWVAGPGFGGALVQALSAPVALLIDVVTFLGSAVLLRGVDADEPEPAKTRSKSHIRDGLRFVSANAVLRAKFLSGGALNLFYSIYFTLFLLFIAKDLKLSPAMIGVALGLGAVGALLGSFVTGWFSRRIGLGLTFILGTLLFPGALALVPFASEDKWVAFGLVVAAEFFSGLGLMLCDITGASLQQALTPDAYRSRVQGANLGLINGVRTAGALIAGGLGTWLGLRPALWLAVIGGALSVLPLLFAPVARMRTLPEEVKVDA, encoded by the coding sequence ATGGCCACTCAATTACTGGACCGTCTGCCCGGTCTGCTGCGGCAGGCCACGTTCCGGCGGTTCTGGGCCGCCCAGACGGTCTCGTTCCTCGGGGACCAGGTCAGCACGATCGCCATCCCGCTGACCGCGGTGCTCGCGCTGGACGCGTCGGCGGCCCAGATGGGTCTCCTCGGCGCCCTGACCTCGCTGCCCAACCTGCTTTTCTCGCTGCACGCGGGCGGGCTGGTCGACCGGTACGGGCAGCTCAAGCGGATGATGATCCTCTGCGACGTAGGGCGCGCCCTCATCCTGCTCACCGTGCCCGTCGCCTACCTGCTGGGCACGCTGACCCTGACCCACCTGTGGATCGTCGCCTTCGCCACGGGCTCCCTGGCGATGCTGTTCAACATCTCCAGCTACAGCCTCTTCGCCGCCATCGTGGACCGGAAGGACTACGTCCAGGGCACCTCGCTGACCCGTGGCAGCTTCTCCTTCTCCTGGGTGGCGGGGCCCGGCTTCGGCGGGGCCCTCGTCCAGGCGCTGTCGGCACCGGTGGCGCTCCTGATCGACGTGGTCACCTTCCTGGGGTCGGCGGTACTGCTGCGCGGGGTCGACGCGGACGAGCCGGAACCGGCGAAGACGCGGTCGAAGTCCCACATCCGGGACGGGCTGCGGTTCGTCTCCGCCAACGCCGTGCTGCGCGCCAAGTTCCTCTCCGGCGGCGCGCTCAACCTCTTCTACTCGATCTACTTCACCCTCTTCCTGCTGTTCATCGCCAAGGACCTGAAGCTCTCCCCCGCGATGATCGGGGTCGCCCTCGGACTCGGCGCGGTGGGCGCTCTGCTCGGGTCGTTCGTCACCGGCTGGTTCAGCCGGCGCATCGGCCTGGGCCTGACGTTCATCCTCGGCACGCTGCTCTTCCCCGGGGCGCTGGCCCTGGTGCCGTTCGCCTCGGAGGACAAGTGGGTGGCCTTCGGCCTGGTGGTGGCGGCCGAGTTCTTCTCCGGCCTGGGGCTGATGCTCTGCGACATCACCGGTGCCTCCCTCCAGCAGGCGCTGACCCCGGACGCGTACCGCTCGCGGGTGCAGGGCGCCAACCTGGGCCTGATCAACGGTGTGCGCACCGCCGGCGCGCTGATCGCCGGTGGCCTCGGCACCTGGCTGGGGCTGCGGCCCGCGCTCTGGCTCGCCGTCATCGGGGGCGCGCTGAGCGTCCTGCCGCTGCTCTTCGCCCCGGTCGCCCGGATGCGGACCCTGCCGGAGGAGGTGAAGGTCGACGCCTGA
- a CDS encoding thioesterase II family protein: MSFLADQVIGEARRRQVRLWVDPAGGLQHAGPAEVLDARFLMLLRTQAKPIAARLGQEPAGRWFKRLAGDDTGALLYLIPAAGAGPGAYRSWSEAAPAGLRVEAVLTPGREERFNEAPFTDVAALADRIAEQILAHADRPFAVFGHSTGALVAREVTRRLAASTSRQRALFVAGALPPHLVGEEEAAGDEELLSYLAAWQGTPAELMADPEFLRAFLPTLRADLKVFHSCRRTEAAGEQVAVDLVALGGLQDDTAPVGHCEAWRRWAGGRFAVRMVPGGHFFPVGAAAEVTGLVAGELGVAAGAPEATKPVVRR; the protein is encoded by the coding sequence ATGTCCTTCCTTGCCGACCAAGTGATCGGTGAAGCCCGGCGCCGCCAGGTGCGGCTCTGGGTCGATCCGGCGGGCGGCCTCCAGCACGCGGGGCCCGCCGAGGTGCTGGACGCCCGCTTTCTCATGCTGCTGCGCACCCAGGCGAAGCCGATCGCCGCCCGGCTGGGCCAGGAGCCCGCCGGACGGTGGTTCAAGCGGCTCGCCGGGGACGACACCGGCGCACTGCTGTACCTGATCCCCGCCGCGGGCGCCGGACCCGGCGCCTACCGCTCCTGGTCCGAGGCCGCCCCGGCGGGGCTGCGGGTGGAGGCCGTGCTCACCCCGGGCCGCGAAGAGCGTTTCAACGAGGCGCCGTTCACCGATGTGGCGGCGCTCGCCGACCGGATCGCCGAGCAGATCCTCGCCCACGCCGACCGGCCGTTCGCCGTGTTCGGGCACAGCACCGGGGCCCTGGTGGCCCGTGAGGTGACCCGGCGGCTGGCCGCCTCCACCTCCCGGCAGCGGGCCCTGTTCGTGGCGGGGGCGCTCCCGCCGCACCTGGTGGGCGAGGAGGAGGCGGCCGGGGACGAGGAGCTGCTCTCGTACCTGGCCGCCTGGCAGGGCACCCCGGCCGAGCTGATGGCCGATCCGGAGTTCCTGCGGGCCTTCCTGCCCACGCTCCGGGCCGATCTGAAGGTGTTCCACTCGTGCCGCAGGACCGAGGCCGCCGGCGAGCAGGTGGCGGTGGACCTGGTCGCGCTCGGCGGGCTCCAGGACGACACGGCCCCCGTCGGCCACTGCGAGGCCTGGCGGCGCTGGGCCGGCGGCCGGTTCGCCGTGCGCATGGTGCCGGGCGGCCACTTCTTCCCGGTCGGCGCCGCGGCCGAGGTGACGGGGCTGGTCGCCGGTGAGCTGGGGGTGGCGGCCGGGGCGCCCGAGGCCACGAAGCCGGTGGTGCGCCGCTGA
- a CDS encoding phosphopantetheine-binding protein, with the protein MLGLPAVGVHDNLYDIGGHSLLAADLTVRVRKEFQAELSLGEVLSNPSVAELAALLSRVEPARPPVTPRTAPGTRPPPSPSRACGSWTSWRARGRSTTSRTPCG; encoded by the coding sequence GTGCTGGGCCTGCCCGCGGTCGGCGTCCACGACAACCTCTACGACATCGGCGGGCACTCCCTCCTCGCCGCCGACCTCACCGTCCGCGTACGCAAGGAGTTCCAGGCCGAGTTGAGCCTGGGGGAGGTGCTGAGCAACCCGTCCGTCGCCGAACTGGCCGCCCTGCTGAGCCGGGTGGAGCCGGCCCGCCCGCCCGTCACCCCGCGCACCGCCCCGGGGACGCGCCCGCCTCCTTCGCCCAGCAGAGCCTGTGGGTCCTGGACCAGCTGGAGGGCGCGGGGCCGCAGTACAACGAGCCGTACGCCCTGCGGCTGA